In Arachis hypogaea cultivar Tifrunner chromosome 17, arahy.Tifrunner.gnm2.J5K5, whole genome shotgun sequence, a single window of DNA contains:
- the LOC112765021 gene encoding uncharacterized protein, with protein sequence MGVFYNEEQQSNQQHQSKRCKCVVETLKELFSLCQTFGGRLSNVSLEEEYPMSDIEEELEVVMSAIISGVMEKQKQKPNVLLRHSFSWVYTPVTNELKYMTQEMAAPSQERVVMVVEGDDNQEQYKQSEEFFSVKSCFSCCGGSSVMSGGEAFYSVKTSLSRCSSLKDVVDVSKFWRRSVIQEFCHCEGWPFGLCRRAVLLPPLPKSPSESWLSRKLRTSNNKKLNPEF encoded by the exons ATGGGTGTCTTCTACAATGAAGAGCAACAATCAAATCAGCAACACCAATCCAAGAGATGCAAATGTGTGGTAGAAACTCTGAAGGAATTGTTTTCTCTTTGCCAGACTTTTGGTGGAAGACTTTCAAATGTAAGCCTTGAAGAAGAGTATCCAATGAGCGACATCGAAGAGGAACTCGAA GTGGTTATGTCAGCAATTATAAGTGGAGTCATGGAAAAACAGAAGCAGAAGCCGAACGTGTTGTTGAGACACAGCTTTTCTTGGGTGTACACTCCTGTAACAAATGAACTGAAGTATATGACTCAGGAAATGGCAGCACCATCACAAGAAagggtggtgatggtggtggagGGGGATGATAATCAAGAACAGTATAAACAAAGTGAAGAATTCTTTTCTGTTAAGAGCTGTTTCTCGTGCTGTGGTGGGAGTTCTGTGATGAGTGGTGGAGAAGCGTTCTATTCAGTGAAGACAAGCCTTTCTCGTTGTTCAAGCTTGAAGGACGTTGTTGACGTGTCAAAATTCTGGAGGCGTTCGGTGATTCAGGAGTTTTGTCACTGTGAGGGATGGCCTTTTGGTCTGTGCCGTAGAGCTGTGTTGCTTCCGCCATTGCCCAAGTCACCTTCTGAGTCATGGTTATCCCGTAAATTAAGAACAAgcaataataagaaattaaacCCTGAATTTTAA
- the LOC112765019 gene encoding uncharacterized protein: MARSNSSYKKITLLLCFFNIALLLYALRTLYASLYIYSGNVSRNSVLYNPDQIRKMEESIRIRKEFKPEELIKLVKDLEGEFSTETAAVELPPPLKQRIIDEILQRLTNLNSTRTDIAKEREAVENWRMEKLREAKLALVSRTSNSAIPHEEAGMLARALESDWAAICEEIGLWIPVQVVNTEHEDKPEGAEGFEEEVLPGRSLPPECHAELHTDYDGDAVRWGLTHHKASAADCCQACLDHAKHAKEGQKKCNIWVYCPSEFGCHSPDRYQHKHQECWLKYAEKPRLNFKDKYPEWYRNSHPSAPVVVPWVSGIVSV; encoded by the exons ATGGCGAGAAGCAACAGTTCCTACAAGAAAATCACACTCTTGCTATGCTTCTTCAACATCGCACTTCTACTCTACGCTCTTCGCACTCTCTACGCTTCTTTATACATCTACTCCGGTAACGTTTCACGCAATA GTGTATTGTATAACCCAGATCAGATTCGGAAAATGGAGGAATCTATCCGAATACGAAAGGAGTTTAAACCGGAGGAGTTAATTAAATTG GTGAAGGATTTAGAAGGGGAGTTTTCAACCGAAACTGCGGCGGTTGAATTGCCTCCGCCTTTGAAACAGAGAATAATTGATGAGATACTGCAGAGACTAACCAACTTGAACTCTACTCGCACAGATATTGCTAAGGAACGAG AAGCAGTTGAAAATTGGCGAATGGAAAAACTGAGAGAGGCTAAGTTGGCTCTTGTGAGTAGGACTTCCAACTCAGCCATTCCCCATGAAGAGGCTG GTATGCTAGCAAGAGCATTGGAGTCTGATTGGGCTGCAATTTGTGAAGAGATTGGCCTTTGGATACCTGTTCAAGTTGTTAATACAGAACATGAAGACAAACCTGAGGGTGCAGAGGGGTTTG AGGAGGAGGTTCTTCCTGGCAGGTCCCTTCCACCTGAGTGCCATGCTGAACTTCACACAGATTATGATGGTGATGCAGTAAGATGGGGTCTCACCCACCACAAGGCTAGTGCAGCTGATTGCTGTCAAGCTTGCTTGGATCATGCGAAACATGCCAAAGAAGGTCAAAAGAAATGCAATATTTGGGTTTATTGCCCATCTGAGTTTGGGTGTCATTCACCAGATAGATATCAACACAAACATCAGGAATGCTGGCTTAAATAT GCTGAGAAACCTCGATTGAATTTTAAGGATAAATATCCCGAATGGTATCGGAACTCACACCCATCAGCACCAGTGGTTGTTCCATGGGTCTCTGGAATTGTTAGTGTATGA